The genomic DNA CAGTAACCACACATCCACTAGCTACTACAACTACAACACCACCAAGCACTACAACTACAACACTACCAACCACCACAACCACTGCACCAACCACTTCATCTACAGCCCCACCAACCACTACAACCACAGCGCAAACTACTACAACTAAAAATCCACCAACCACCACTACACCACCAACCACTTAAAACACTACTCCAATAACAACACATCCACTAGCTACTACAACCACACCATCAAGCACTACAACTACAACACTACCAACCACTGCAACCACTGCACCATCTACTTCATCCACAGCACCACCAACCACCACACCCACAGCACAGACTACTACAACTAAAAAAAACCACCAACCACCACTGCGccaccaactacaaccacaacaccACCAACCACTTCAAACACTACTCCAATAACCACACATCCACTAGCTACTACAACCACAACACCATCAAGCACTACAACTGCAACACCACCAACCACTACAACCACAGCACagactactacaactactaaacCACCAACCACCACTGCAccaccaactacaaccacaacaccACTtacccagagccggattaaataaatggactacactaggcaggctgcattttttgcccccccccccccccccccccccccccccatcgatgttatgtaatgaattgaaatctgaaacttacaaaatttacttataaaagttcattcacattttacatagcctagtttttggttacaaattggttgcttgtatgccaaaataagtcatgtgttgtaggctgttgcctctgctgaatcagaaattctgtcaattttctgagtgcgaacttattgttttgctatttgaacattaataaaattatttgacaaataattaataaaaccagcaacacttaccaaggaaaccatttagcattatctactccgggataatcttcaggcTTCTAGCATCACagggcctcaatcacagcagaaacacgtctaaagaaatgttccttggttaagcttcagtctatgtctccagatttcctcagtgatgcagaagaatatccaatattttgagagggatagtttagtgcaaagtactcatcagtttggtaccactttgcaggatcagatgggtagctagttgttaataccctgtctgggtctagaggctcctgtaagactatattgggctcacttctggctggctgctgttcttccagtttgtccttctgtgaaggtgctgatgttgacggcgttggtgctacatcgtcttccgccgcatcttccactgcgtcttcgggtcgtgtctcctccgggtctgacttgggcccggcctctggctctgctgactccagCATGTTCACAGCTGTAGGATGGCTGCCCGAGCAGTCCGACAGAAAATTCTGTAAAGGACTTTATGAGtctatacttattttttatatttggacataaaggggttgcatattagaccttaaatcactcaaaaacataaaatctgaatgggaaaaaagttgtttattttactgtgaaaccaacaaacatttatgacgaatgtttttcatcatttagactggtaatctactatttataaaaaatatgactaaatatagcaaataactaatttaaaaaaattattagctctctgggatccagagtgtaaatcaccgtttttgactcattttggtttttcttttgtattttctaataaaaacaataaatattgccttatggagtatcattaatttcaggacaacctggactatctgaatttatacttattttattaatttggcaataatatacatggattttggagagagaagagtggctccgcctcacgccgagatctgacagttgcgcggcgccgcccactcctcttgttggatctccgaggagctggatctctgccttcatcttctacctcatcatgacccaactcttctatgaggaaggatggatctgccacatcatcatcaacatcctcgctatttgcctcagactccggctgtgagtctccgtccacttcctctgcttccagttcaaaaaacagccgtaccatctgaactgcctggtggacatttatccttctcatcctcctttatataagcctaataaaagcctactaaactgcagagacaatatatctgtccggatcgctccaaaatatgaagtttaccgtcaatatctgtctaattgtttgttgttactccggtcgcgccactactttccctgcgaagctgctcctttttgcgcacatctctttactcgtgcagccttcctttctctctctcagctacataatgatgctttttatcaactgaatatgtgagacttccaccaacagcaaaaggatcttgtgtttttgtgggtttttaatgttcacaagcacattccctctcacggattactaaactgctgttttgacaagttatcagattgtctaaaaataggtcattttttagtttagtataactccgcttttacgttgcctattaacaaaatttaaaaactggggtgtagtttataatctcctttttaaagctgaattgaaaccgaaacccagggaggcggagtcttgctgctacagcgtcccaaatcagacctgttcaaaagacgcgtatacttgtccgtggaccccagaggtttaatgtgacgtagccaatgaaacggtctatggttaagataaacattgtcactatttttagttaattgataaattattgaaacaaattgtagataggagtcctagctacaaattctatcataggacatttgtacatttaatttttaatttatttatttataattttgttcctctgtctgggccccatccagccaatcaggccctaggcacatgcctactttgcctttgcgttaatccggctctgcactTACCACTTCAAACACTCCAATAACCACTCTACTACCACAACACCACCAAGCACTACAACTGAAACAGTACCAACTACTACAACCGCAGCATCTACAAACACTGCAATTACTGCACCACCAATCACTACAACCACAATTCATGCAACCACAGCACCACTGACCACTGCAACTCCACTGCCATCCACTACAATGACACCACCAACTACAATAACCACATCCCCAGCCATTACTACCACAATACAACCATTAACTACAACCACACCACAAACCAATACCACCACAATACCACCAACTACTACAACCATGCACCTAAGCACTACATCTACAGCACCAACTACTACAACCATGCTACCAACCACTAACATCACAGCACAATCACCCACTACTACATCACCACAACCAGCCACTACAAACACCACTCCACCAACCACTAAAAGCACAGCACCACCAACCATTAAGACAGCACTGACTACTACAACCACACCACCGACCAAAACGGCTGCCTCATCCACTACTACCACAGTACCAACAATTACTATTACCCCAACACAAACCACAACACCACAGACAAGTACAACCACAACACCAACTACTATCACACCACCACTAACCACTAAAACAACAGCACTGACTACTACAACCACACCACCGACCACAATGGCACCCCCATCCACTACAACCACAACACCACCAACCACTACAACAGCACTGGCTACTACAACCACACCGAACACAACGACACCATCATCCGCTACAACCACAGATCCACCAACTACTGCAACCACAACTCATCTAACTGCTACAGCtacatcaacaacaacaacaataaccacAAATCCACCAATTACAACAACCACATCACTGCCAACCACTACATCCACACTACAAACTACATCAACCACTGCACATCCAACCACAACCTCCACACCACACATCACTGCAGTTACAACACTACTAATGACTACAATCACAACTCTTGCAACCACTAAAACCACAGCACCACTGACTACTGTTGCCACACTGCTATCCACTACAACGACAACAACGACAACTACTATAAACTCATCCCTAACCACTATCACCACAACACCATCTTTAACGACATCCACACTACCAGCCACTACCACCACAATACTACCAACTACTACAACATTACCACCAGCAACCACATCACCATCAACTTCAATAACACCACCAACCCCAACACAACTGACAGCTACAAGCACTACACTTACTCCTACCACATCATCAACAACCACTACAAGCACACCAACAACAACTAATATAACACCACTGACAACTACAACCtcaccaactacaaccacagcaccaTCACCACCCACTACAATCACATCTCAAACAACCACAAGTTCACCAATTACTACAACCACATCACTACCAACCAGTACAACATTACCCTCAATCACTACAATCATACTACCAACTACATCAACCACAGCACATCCAACCACAACCTCTACCTCGCACAACACTAAAATTACAACACAACCAACTACTACAACTACAGCATTACCAACCACTACAAACACACCTCCaactactacaaccacagcatcACAAACAACTAcaaccacatcatcatcaaccaCTACAACCACAACACCACAGACTACTACCACAACATCACCAACTGCTAAAACCACAACAACCCACACAACTACCACTGCTATTAAAACACTAGAAATTGCTACACCCACCACAGTACCAAGCACAACTCCTCTAACTACTACAATCGCAGCATCACCAATCAGTACAACCACAGCACCACTGACTACTGCAACCACACTGCTATCCATTACAATGACACCACCAGCTTCTATAAACTCATTACCAACCACTAGTACCACAACACCACCATTAACTACAACCacaccaacagccactacaaccaaaaTACCACCAACTTCTATTACCGTAACTATTCTAGATATTACATCTTCACCACTaataactacaaccacagcacaaCCAACTAGCACAACCACAACACCACCAACCACTGCACACACAACACCACCAACTGCAACAATAATCACTACAACCACAACGCCACCAGTTACTACTACCACAACTCCACATAATACAACCCTTTCACCAACAACCATTACTACCACAGCACCAAAAACTACTATTACCTCAACACCACAGACAACTATAACCACAACAGCACCAACAACAGCAACTGCAACGCCAACCACCACAACAATGGCACTACCAACCACTACCACCACAACTCTACCAATTATTACAACAACTTTGCCACCAACCACCACAACAGCACTGTTAAGTACAACAACCACGATGGCACCAGTCACTACAATCACAGCACCGCCGACTATGACAATAACAACACCACCACCCCTACAACTGCACTGACAAGTACAACAGCCACAACTCCATCAACTACTACAACCCCTTCACTACCAACCACTACAGCCATAGCACTACCAACGACTACAACACCAACTACTACAACAACATCACAAGCAACCACAATGCCACAGGTTACTAGAACCACTGCAACAGCTACTAAAACCATTGAACCTACCACTACTACCACAAATACAGCTCATATTACAACCGCAACAGCACAGCAAACCACCAGTGATGCATCTACACTCAAATGTGGATCTTTTTCTCTCATTATTGGACTGTTAATTTTTATGCTTTAAATCTTTACATATAACTCTGGTTACATCAATGACCATTTAAAAACAATTCTGGGAGGATAATTGggttttctaaacaatttaacatatattaacaatatatatatatcagaatcagaatcagaatcagaagaattttattgccagcgctcctttcagagcgtaggaacttgactccacagtacaacctgaccaaggttacacacacacacacatatagacaagacagatacaggcagaccatgggagcagccataacggtgctcctttgtagatgagtaagggaatacatgagggaagttcagggagggagaaaaaaggcattaacagggttacaccagcagggtgtagcgctcCAATGCAAATAAAACACCCGACAcgtaagcaacaaacgtca from Nothobranchius furzeri strain GRZ-AD chromosome 10, NfurGRZ-RIMD1, whole genome shotgun sequence includes the following:
- the LOC139072064 gene encoding mucin-2-like, with translation MAPPSTTTTTPPTTTTALATTTTPNTTTPSSATTTDPPTTATTTHLTATATSTTTTITTNPPITTTTSLPTTTSTLQTTSTTAHPTTTSTPHITAVTTLLMTTITTLATTKTTAPLTTVATLLSTTTTTTTTTINSSLTTITTTPSLTTSTLPATTTTILPTTTTLPPATTSPSTSITPPTPTQLTATSTTLTPTTSSTTTTSTPTTTNITPLTTTTSPTTTTAPSPPTTITSQTTTSSPITTTTSLPTSTTLPSITTIILPTTSTTAHPTTTSTSHNTKITTQPTTTTTALPTTTNTPPTTTTTASQTTTTTSSSTTTTTTPQTTTTTSPTAKTTTTHTTTTAIKTLEIATPTTVPSTTPLTTTIAASPISTTTAPLTTATTLLSITMTPPASINSLPTTSTTTPPLTTTTPTATTTKIPPTSITVTILDITSSPLITTTTAQPTSTTTTPPTTAHTTPPTATIITTTTTPPVTTTTTPHNTTLSPTTITTTAPKTTITSTPQTTITTTAPTTATATPTTTTMALPTTTTTTLPIITTTLPPTTTTALLSTTTTMAPVTTITAPPTMTITTPPPLQLH